In Dysidea avara chromosome 3, odDysAvar1.4, whole genome shotgun sequence, a single window of DNA contains:
- the LOC136248490 gene encoding hemicentin-2-like, whose translation MAGKLRVEVVGGVRTTLSNTVGSSNIVDDYSAIRCINNRPNGVLFRCVTGLGPGGNSNEELGHISFNGVQISHGLCDGPVVQPRGTKLFHYIGVINLELCSTFTADEEGVYTCTMRNSSMVDETVRVGVYLPVRTAPVITTTLPTVNVEFGSPLTLSCTSQGSPPDAFTWMKDGTPTPLTPNLTTITHDSTTAEFRSDYIINSVTTTDGGTYTCSITNPIGSDSLNITVTINGVSDVSIVSSPAGTPVSGSTNTFDYPILSSVTLTCMVTLSNGGTYTGPYQWDTTGCYTNTAHNSGNPTCFPTGQTTQNVTDNNLLADDAGTITCIVTVNGVDFTSDPLTLRISGVEVVGGVRTTSSNTVGSSNIVDDYSAIRCINNRPNGVLFRCVTGLGPGGNSNEELGHISFNGVQISHGLCDGPIVQPRGTKLFHYIGVINLELCSTFTAGKEGVYTCTMRNSSMADETVRVGVYLPVRTAPVITTTSSTVYVEFGSPLTLSCTSQGSPPDTFTWMKDGTPAPLTPNLTTLTHDSTTADFRSDYVINNVTITDGGTYTCSIANPIGNDSLNITVTIYDVSDVTVTIVSSPAGTPVSGSTNTFNYPILSSVTLTCMVTLSNGEAFTGTATYQWNTTGCYTNTAHNSGNPTCFPTGQTTQNVTDNNLLADDAGTITCTVTVNGVDFTSDPLTLRISGDSDICSKVEINSDRTCGVSNFN comes from the exons GAGTTGAAGTTGTTGGTGGGGTGAGAACTACTTTATCTAATACTGTTGGCTCCAGTAACATTGTTGATGACTATTCTGCTATTAGATGTATTAATAATCGACCAAATGGTGTACTGTTTCGTTGTGTGACTGGATTAGGACCTGGTGGTAATAGTAATGAAGAGTTGGGTCACATTTCCTTTAATGGTGTTCAAATATCTCATGGTTTATGTGATGGACCTGTTGTACAACCACGTGGAACTAAGCTTTTTCATTATATTGGAGTTATTAATCTAGAATTGTGTTCTACATTTACTGCTGACGAAGAAGGTGTTTACACTTGTACCATGAGGAACAGTAGTATGGTGGACGAGACTGTGAGGGTGGGTGTGTACTTACCTGTGAGAA CTGCTCCAGTCATCACCACAACATTACCAACTGTCAATGTTGAGTTCGGTTCTCCTCTGACATTGTCCTGTACCTCACAAGGTTCTCCTCCAGACGCATTCACCTGGATGAAGGATGGTACTCCAACACCACTGACCCCTAATTTGACTACAATCACTCATGACAGTACCACTGCAGAGTTTCGCAGTGACTATATTATTAAtagtgttactacaactgatggtggaacatacacatgtagtataactaatcctattggaagtgatagtcTTAATATTACTGTTACCATCAATG GTGTTTCAGATGTCTCCATAGTCAGTAgtccagctggtacaccagttagtggatctactaacacatttgactatcccatattgagcagtgtcactctgacatgtatggtgACATTGTCTAATGGAGGAACATATACTGGACCATATCAGTGGGACACTACAGGATGTTATACTAACACTGCTCATAATAGTGGTAATCCAACATGTTTTCCTACCGGtcagacaacacaaaatgtaactgATAATAATCTACTGGCAGAtgatgctggtaccatcacttgtaTTGTAACTGTTAATGGTGTGGACTTTACTAGTGATCCATTAACACTTCGAATATCAG GAGTTGAAGTTGTTGGTGGGGTGAGAACTACTTCATCTAATACTGTTGGCTCCAGTAACATTGTTGATGACTATTCTGCTATTAGATGTATTAATAATCGACCAAATGGTGTACTGTTTCGTTGTGTGACTGGATTAGGACCTGGTGGTAATAGTAATGAAGAGTTGGGTCACATTTCCTTTAATGGTGTTCAGATATCTCATGGTTTATGTGATGGACCTATTGTACAACCACGTGGAACTAAGCTTTTTCATTATATTGGAGTTATTAATCTAGAATTGTGTTCTACATTTACTGCTGGCAAAGAAGGTGTTTACACTTGTACCATGAGGAACAGTAGTATGGCGGACGAGACTGTGAGGGTGGGTGTGTACTTACCTGTGAGAA CTGCTCCAGTCATCACCACTACATCATCAACTGTGTATGTTGAGTTCGGTTCTCCTCTGACATTGTCCTGTACCTCACAAGGTTCTCCTCCAGACACATTCACCTGGATGAAGGATGGTACTCCAGCACCACTGACCCCTAATTTGACTACACTCACTCATGACAGTACTACTGCAGATTTTCGCAGTGACTATGTTATTAATAATGTTACTATAACTGATGGTGgaacatatacatgtagtatAGCTAATCCTATTGGAAATGATAGTCTTAATATTACTGTTACTATCTATG ATGTTTCAGATGTCACAGTCACCATAGTCAGTAgtccagctggtacaccagttagtggatctactaacacatttaactatcccatattgagcagtgtcactctgacatgtatggtAACATTGTCTAATGGAGAAGCATTTACTGGAACTGCAACATATCAGTGGAACACTACAGGATGTTATACTAACACTGCTCATAATAGTGGTAATCCAAcatgttttcctactggtcagacaacacaaaatgtaactgATAATAATCTACTGGCAGAtgatgctggtaccatcacttgtactgtaactgtTAATGGTGTGGACTTTACTAGTGATCCATTAACACTTCGAATATCAG